In Rutidosis leptorrhynchoides isolate AG116_Rl617_1_P2 chromosome 6, CSIRO_AGI_Rlap_v1, whole genome shotgun sequence, the DNA window TTCTGTCTCAGATCCTTTTTCTCTTAGTAACCATGCCTAAATTCGAATATTAGAACAACCATTTAAACATCTTCATATACAGCACCAAGATTAGGTGATTAAAATCATTGAACTTTAACTGAAAGTCTCAAACTTCATTGACTTTTATGTTTTCCTGAGCTTTCTGCGACTTCCTttgaattaaatattaatcattgcTATGTTATAGGCAATTTAAATAGACTGTAACATCATCATTTCATTTGCTACAGTTTGCACATGGAAATAAGGAGTTGCATCCATCACCTCCCCTACCAATCTCTTACAAGAACATGCTTGAGGTAAAATTAAACGATTCTCGGATCCTTATTTGTAATTGAAATCTACCAGGCAATAATTATAATACTGCACACTTAATATTCTAACTGTTTGGGGCAAATGTGTGCAGACTCCTTGCAAACAGTATAGCATCACAGGAACTTGTTCATTTGGATCCAAGTGCCGCTTTCTTCACCCCACAGAAACATCTCCAACAGAGGCCACTTCAAGTATTAGACAAGATGAGTCAACTAGCCGCAGACTGAACCTTAAAAGCGCTAAATGGTCGCCAATGGATGATGGCATCATGATTCACACTGCCTCTGGTAGAACTCCATCAAATGACGACTTTGATGCTTACATGAACAATGTGGTTTATGGTCCTAGAAGAAGCAAGAGGCTTCCAGTGTTCAAAGAGATTTGCCCAGAGTAGCCGCTCAATCTTAATACTCCTTGCAATCAGAAGGCACACATCTACTACAACAGTAAAAATATCCAATACTCTTCTATTCTTTTGTGAatgatttagaaaaaaaaaaaaaaaaaaaaatactgcgTTCAGACATTATTGCAGAACTGCATGTGCACGAGTAAAACTCTGGATGCTAATTGGATGATACATCCTTTTACTAGAACTTGGTTGTTAAAATGAGTTTAAATGTATAGCATAATATTTTGTGGAAGTTTTACCTTTAGCTAGTTTGCATGATTATCATTCACATATACAAAGATCAGATATGGGTACTGAATTAGCATTTTTAGATGAGATGAATGGTTTTGCCCCATGAAATCATATAATGATATTGAAATTACAATGATTGGCCATTACCCAAAAAAAAATTACAATGATTGGCTTAGCCATACCATATCATGGGCCTAGTCTAACCTATCAACATAATACAAGTAAATGTACAACATTAATATATAGTACAAGGGCTTAGCTTGTACCCTGACCCTTGATTTTATTAGTTTTTTCTCATATGAACTGCAACTCAGAAGAACCTTGACGAGTCGTGGACATTTGCAACTAATTAAGCAGTGATGCATATGATTAAACAGACCTTAGTCAGAGCCTTCAGAAAATTGGATGTGCCAAGAGTTTATCTTCAGAAAATTACATTTGCAACTAATTAGTTTTAACAAGCAGCTAGGGGGAAAGAACCCAAACAATTACAATGGCTTTTTTAGCCACATGTTCCAGTTTACATCATATTTTCCTCTATTTTTAATCCAAGAAAATGCAAAATTACAAATAGAATCAAAAAGTGAATGTTTCTTCATTTCTTCACGGGGGAAAATCACGCTGTTTCTATACCTCCATAAATGCCACGCTAAAGCTGCAAAAATCACGACCACTTTAATCTTCAATTCCTCTTTTTCTCGCCAATCATCAACCCTGTTTTGAATTACAAACTGATCTTGTATTGAATTGAAAATATTTGATACAATTGAATTGGTTTTTTTACATGCTGCTATGAGTGTTTTTAAACACCTAAACTACAACAGCTATTTCTACTTTAAGTAGGCTCCATAACACTTTTTGGAACCACTTTAGTATAAAAGGAAAAGATGCTGTTTTGTGGTTAGATTTGTATCCGTTGGTCCAGCTGTAGATGTTCCTTGTGAATTACTAATTTGGGAGATGATGAAGTTTGCAGCTTCTGATCCTAAAGTCAAATTACCTAAAAAAGGTAATTTGACCTTGTTGACTTTTGATGCTacattctaacactccccctcaagttgaatagtgggatttCCAATATTCAACTTGCCAAGTACTTCACTGAAGAGTCTCCCATTGACAGATTTGGTGAGGATGTCAGCTAGCTAATCTTCTGTTCTGATTGATGGAAGAGAAATGATTTCGTCATCTAATTTTTGTCTGATAAAATGTCGATCAATTTCAACAGGCTTAGTTCGATCATGTTGAACAGGGTTCTCTGAAATAGCGATTGCTGCTTCATTGTCACACAGGATTTGAATAGCTTCTTGTGGTGGGAAACCAATCTCTGTCAGTAGCTTTTTGATCCATAAGGCCTCCACTACCCCTTTTGCTATTCCTCTGAATTCGGATTCTGCACTTGAAAGACtaacaaccttttgtttcttacttctccaTGCAACCAAGTTACCCCCGACAATTGTGAAGAATCCGGATGTAGATTTTCTGTCCCCTTTTTCTCCACCCCAACTTGCATCTGTATATATTTTAGTCTTCAGGTGCCCATGCCTCTTAAAAACAACTCCATGGTCTGCTGTTTTCTTCAAATATCTGAGAATTCTCATTACAGCCTCCATGTGATGGACCTGTGGTTGgtgcatgaattgactcacaactccaactgcatgtgctatatcaggtcgagtgtgagcaagatagatTAATTTTCCCACTATtctttggtattgccctttatcagcCAGATCACCTTCTTCTTCCATATATAGTTTCTGATTTGGAATCATTGGTGTATCggctggtttgcaatcaatcatacctgtttctgcaagaaaatcgagaacatacttcttttgacagataaatattccctgttgggatcgtaaaACCTCAATTCCCAAAAAGTATTTAAgtctgcccaagtctttcatttcgaattctttaaataagttcaatTTTAAGTTTGAAATTTCTTCTTtgtcatttcctgttattatcatgtcatcaacgtaaatgattaaacatgtaatcagatttccttttcgtttaaaaaagagagtatgatccgagttactttgtttaaaatcgtattttttcataaataacgtaaatctcccaaaccaagcccgtggggattgttttagcccatataaagattttttaagacgacaagcttccccatttttgaagtttccggagaatcctggaggagcttccatatagacttcttcttttaaTTCACCATGTAGAAAGGCATTCTTTACATCAAATTGGTAAAGTGGCCATTCTTTATTTGCAGCAACTGAGAAAAGAACCCTGATGGTATCAATCTTCGCAACTGGAGAGAAAGTCTCGGAGTAATCTATTCCATATGTTTGAGTATAACCCTTGGCAACTAAccgagctttgtatctttcaatggtaccatctggtttgtattttattgtaaacacccatcgattccctactggtttttttccttgaggaatgacacatttttcccatgtatcacttttcttgagtgcttccatttcttcttccatcgccttCCTCCATTTTTCAGATTTTAACGCTTGTTCAACCGTGTTTGGGATTTTTTCAGAGTATAGGACAGAGTTGAATTTTTGTGCTTCACTTGATAGGTTTCCTAGTACTATATTGGCAATAGGATACCTTGATCTTTGATTTTCTGTTTCCGGAGAGTAACGTTTAGGTGGGACACCTCTATTTATTCGTTGTGGTAAAACATATCTTTCGGTGGTTTCAGCGGAAGTGGATTCATTATTGAGTGGTGTGTCATTAGTCTGAATATCTTCCTCATCATTTGAGGGAATTCCATTAGGTTCAATGTTTGGTGATTCGGGACTTGGATTGGGTGATTCGGGACTCGGATTGGATGATTCGGGAGTAGAGTTAGGTGATTCGGGATTAGGATTAGGTGATTTAGGTGATTCGGGACTAGGATTAGGTGATTCAGTTTGGATATTGTGGGGCTTAGGTGTCCATGTTACCCAACTTAGAGTGTCATTACTCTCTTTCTCCCCCTCATTCGTAGGTTGGGTGTTATAAAAATATTCAGTTTCGATAAAGTCACAGTTCATTGTAGTGAAGACGTGATGCTTCCTTGGACTATAACAtcgatatcctttttggtttacTCCATAACCAACCATAACACATTTTTCAGCACAGGGGTCAAGCTTAGTGCGTTCAGTCTTTGGAATGTGAACAAAAACCGAGCACCCAAAAATACGTGGTTCGATGCTTAGAGAGGTTGGTAGGGTGTGAAATTGAGATAGGGTATCTCTaggggtttttgtgcccaaaactttTGTAGGTAATCGGTTaataagataggtagcggaagcaagagcttcaGGCCAAAAACTTTTTGGAACTTTAGATTCAATTAATAaggctcttgtcatttctaaaagtaaCCGATTTTTCCGTTCGGCTACTCCATTTTGTTCGGGAGTATGGGCACAAGATGTTTGGTGAATAATACCATTACTTTCGCAAAAAAGTTTCATGGAAGTATTGACAAACTCACCTCCATTATCAGATCGTaaaatttgtatgtttttattaaactgggtttgtatcattttataaaattgAGAAAATTTTTCAAACACTTTAGATTTATGAGTCAAAAAATAAATCCATGTCATTCTTGTATGGTCATCAATAAATATCACAAAATACCGAAGGTTTTTTCCCCCATTAACTGGAGCTGGACCCCACACATCAGAATGAATAAGAGCAAAAGGCATATCTTTCCTAGTATTACTAGGTTTAAAAGTACTGCGGTGGCTcttagccaaaatacaagtttcacagttCAAAACAATATTTGATggaaataaactaggaaataaagcatgtaaatatccGGCTGACGGGTGCCCCaatctcctatgccataaccaggcttctctcgtaggtgttccgtgagctAGTGACACGGTACCTTGTTGAGAAACCTCGTCCACATAGTACAATCCTCCCTGTTCAGTGCCACGTCCAATCAACAGTCCTGTCCGGATATCCTGCAAGATGCAGAACGTCGGATACATGAGGACTTTACAGTTTAATTCTTTTGTAATATGACTTACCGATAACAGCTTATGAGACAAAGCTGGAATATATAGACAATTAGGTAATTTAATAGTTGGTGAAATCTCAATAGTACCCCCACTTTTAACTTGAATAATTTCCCCGTTAGCCGTTTGAATTTTATTTTTCCTAGGTTTTGTTTTAAAACTAATATCTTTTTCGTCAAAAGTCATCGTGTAGGTTGCTCCACAATCTAGAATCCAAGATTTAGACTTCAAACTGTTTGAAATGATATTTGTTTCGGAAAGGTCGGTTGGTATTTTAGTTAAAAACGAGTACTTAGTTTGACATGAAATAGGGTTATTAAATTTTGTTACATCTTTTGGCCTATTTAATAAACTGCCTGACCCACTAACATTTTTAACCGATTTTGGGCTGCCTAGCCCAATACACATTTGATCAGATTTATGTGTTGGGCCTTTTTTAACCTTGATCCACCCATCCCTTGTGggcttattatatttttttttcggctCAATTTTAACATCCTTAAGTGGGTAACCCGTATATCCATTCAATTTATTCGGTGTTAGATGAAAGGGATATCCTTTCCCTTTTTTCCAGTAATCTCCACCCACTTTTTTATTTTCCCAAAAAATCTCTTTTGATTTTGGATATCCTTTTCCTTTTACCCGGTTCCCTCTTACCACCACCCACCTTTTTATTATCCCAAAAAATCTCTTTTGATTCTCTCACAGTTTCATGATCTCTATGTGTTTTCATCAGTTTATCAACTCTATGATTTATTATGCTTTCTATGTTTGAAAACAGAGAGATACACGGTTTTAGTGTTGTACCTGTGGTGGTTGCTATACCACCGAAGCCTTGATCCGTGGTGGTAGCAGTAGCTTGATCggcggtgatggtggtggttggctTGTCCACGGCTGCCGCCGCCTTTCCAGGTTTAATCCACCACTCCGGATACCCTTTGATCTCAAAACATTGTTCTATGGTGTGTCTCATCTTTCCACACCTTGAGCATTTAAGTTTTGATTTATCTATTCTTTGCAAGTTACTGTTCCGATTGGCATGGGTTAGATGATGAGGGTGTCTTTTGCCGTCATTTGCAACTAAACCAGTTGCAATATCTTGACCGGTTGAAGGACCACCCGATGATAAGCCCAAGATTTGCCTGTGGGCGGCCTCTTTTCGCACAGCAGCATATGCCTCCTCCGCCGTCGGTAACGGCGTTAAACGGAGGAGTTCTCTTTTGATGGCATCATGCTTTTTGTCAAGTGCATTTAAAAATTGAAAAAGCTTGTGTTCAGCACGAATTTTGTTGTACCTTGTGATGTCGGCTGCACATTCCATGGGATTTGGATCTTTGATTTCGAGGTCTCCCCAGATTCCTTGCAACCGTATCCAAAGTTCTTCGAGATTCATGTTGCCTTGCTTGATTTTGGTAGCtttaacatataaatcatatatttgtAGCTTGTCACCACCGCTACTATATGTTGTAATAAGAGCATCCCACAATAGTTTTGCTGTTGAGAAGGATGTTAGGTTGCTAGCAAGATTTGGATCAATGTTTTGAATCAACCATGAAAAAACGATTAGATCTTCCTGTTCCCACTGTTCATAAGTTTCATGGTTGTTTTCAGGTGGGTTATGTGTCAAATGAGCAAGGAGAGCCTTGGATTTGCCTCCAATGGCTACCTTCATCATTCTTGACCATAGAGAATAGTTGGAACTGTTTAAATTCAGGCTAATTTTCAGGGTGTCTGAGATTTTGGGTTGTTGGAAACTCATATTGTTTCTCAACAAGCTAGCAAGTTGACTTGTAAGATCATTGATTTGGCTTGTGTGGGTGGATTGGACAGATGGTGGGCTGCCGCCTTCATTAGGCATGGAAGTCAATTAAATTTTGGTAGATGATTGAGCTTTTAAGAGTGTATGCTATGATCCCAGATCAgcaacactgctctgataccatgttttGAATTACAAACTGATCTTGTATTGAATTGAAAATATTTGATACAATTGAATTGGTTTTTTTACATGCTGCTATGAGTGTTTTTAAACACCTAAACTACAACAGCTATTTCTACTTTAAGTAGGCTCCATAACACTTTTTAGAACCACTTTAGTATAAAAGGAAAAGATGCTGTTTTGTGGTTAGATTTGTATCCGTTGGTCCAGCTGTAGATGTTCCTTGTGAATTACTAATTTGGGAGATGATGAAGTTTGCAGCTTCTGATCCTAAAGTCAAATTACCTAAAAAAGGTAATTTGACCTTGTTGACTTTTGATGCTACATTCTAACAAACCCATGAAAGTACCTCGGCCCAATCCGCAAAATTTGGAATGTGTAACCCGATCTAAATTCTCACTTTTCTCCAAATTTCCGCCGCAATACTTGCCGAAGTTTTAAGTTTTAATCTGATTGTCTATGGTCACTTGTTTCCTTTCCCTGCGCATGTAGGTAATCTACCAGACATGGTAGTATCAAGTTATTCAGTTTTTGTTCTTGATATTTGTGAATCTGATGCTATTAACTAAAGAGTGAAACTTGAGAGTATTGCCTTGCCTACTTTTTAAGACACTGTGAATTTGTTATTCAGGTTCTTGGTAGATCTTGAAAAATAAGAAAAACACAGTAGAACTGATTAGTCAAATGAAAGTATAGCTCCACATAAACATGATTATAAAAATTAGGACTTGCGTAAACGGAGCAAAATAACACAACAAAATGTATTCACACTTGCTGCTATACCCAAGTTTACATGTGCACAAACGTATACCATGGAGATAAAAGGTACGTACATTGTGAGAAAATTAGGTAAGGCTACTTAATTAATGTTTGATCTCCTTTAAATAGTTCAGTTAAATCAAGATTGATGTCTCTAATCCAGAATAAAGGGCTAGTTTTTTGTTTAAATTTGTAGGTGGTGATAACTTTCGTGTGGTTTCCACGGTTCTTAGATCAGTATAATACTAGTACCAACTTTAGTGTGGAGTGCACACGCCTTTAGATTAATTTAAATCTAAACTCATGAAGATTAATGTCCCACTAAATAAAGGGTTAGTGTTTTGTTGGATTTTGGAGGTGGTGATAACTTTCGTGTGGATTCCACGGTTCTTAGATTAGTATAATACCAATTCCAACTTTAGTGTGGAGTGCACACACCTTTAGATTAGTTAAATTAAACTCATGTATTTAATTAATAGAACATATAATTAATCTCTTGTGATTTGATGAGTGCTGTCATATGCAAACTCCACCTTCTTCAATATGAGTTGCAAATAATAACAGAATGGCAGCTAATTAACTACTTTCCGGACTTACATTTACTCTGCTAAAATTGAAGGAGTAATTGCAACAAATATATGGTTATGTTGCTTTCCGCTTAAAATAGAACGACTAAAAGAGTAAACGAATGAAGTTTGTATTTTTTGACTTAGATGTGCTCGGTCAAATTGAGTATCATATATGAAATTATGAACTGATCACATGCTTGCAACTCGATCTGTCCTGCAGTAAACATGAACAGGATACAGTAACCGATTTGCTTTCACAAACTCAATATCTAAAAGATGTCAAATGATTTAGTACCAATTAAGAATATGCTGCATAATCAAGGATGCAATTAATTATGATTAGTTTTTTTTACTAAGTGCAAGTCCCACTATCAAAGGCCTGTGCCTTGCATACTATTATATTCAATATTGTTTAATTTTTTATAGTGAACCTAAGAGTTgttgtaaggttttccctgttcgggttacccgggaagggcgagtaatccgaccccatactctagtgtacgcagcccatcaggaatactccctggctgtttccaacccttccctggccaccccaagaattgaacctgagacctcttgcaaggatctcaGGCCCCAACCACTTGGGCTACCTTGGGATGGTTATAGTGAACCTAAGAGTTTATGTTTAATGGCTGCTATCTAAACTTTTATTGGCCCTTCCTCTCTATAAATAATCTCCAGGGAGAACTCTTTTCTCCACAAGCAATTAAGTTTCAATTAGTCCTTAATTAAATCCCTTTATCATTTTCATATCCCTGATCAGTAACCTTCATGGCTGCTAACCAAAACGACATTTCTGTTCCCATTCCCGAATACCAATCTGATCCAACACAATGTGAATCATCTGAAGAGGACTTTGATTACTCGCAAAGGGGTCAATGGCTTCGTGCAGCTCTGTTAGGAGCCAACGATGGCTTAGTTTCTGTAGCATCTCTAATGATGGGAGTTGGGGCTGTGAAACGTGATGCAAAAACTATGGTACTATCTGGTTTTGCAGGTCTAGTTGCGGGTGCATGTAGTATGGCAATAGGAGAATTTGTTTCTGTGTACTCTCAGCTAGACGTAGAATTGGCTCAAATGAAACGAGAAAACATAACAGTCGAAAATCATGAAGAAAAAGAGAAACTACAGCTGCCAAATCCTATGCAAGCAGCTGTTGCATCAGCTTTAGCATTTACAGTAGGTGCAATTGTTCCTTTATTTGCTGCTTGTTTCATAGGGGACCATAATGTTAGGTTGGGAGTTGTTGTAGCGGCGGTTAGTTTGGCGTTAGTGATTTTTGGATGGGTTGGAGCGATTCTTGGAGGTACTCCGATTATGAAGTCGTGTTTTAGGGTTGTGTTTGGAGGGTTGATCGCAATGGCTATCACATTTGGACTAACCAAACTTATTGGCTCTAGTGGTTTCTAATTTGTGAATAAAAAAGGATGTGATATGGTCCTTTTATTGAACTGGTTTCATAtatatgtaataaaaataatatgtaCGTCGTCTTCTTTTTCATGCAACATAGATATTGGTAGCATATGCAGTTATGTATGTACTATAAGTATTGTCTTTGTATAACATGTAATGACATGATATGATGTTGGCGTTGTAAGTTTGTTTTGTGTTGGCGTTTAGCCGTTGTTCGTTAGTTTTTGGCCTTTCTTAGCAGCTCGCTAGGGGGACAGTCTAataaaattttagcaggaaaaaaaaaatgatatgATATGATCTATTAGGCCTCTGTAAGCATATGTTTGATTAGGCCTTAAATTATACAGTTGATCTATGAGTGTACGCATAATTATACCGGTAGTTTTTATGTTTTTGAAACTACTCGGATGATCATTCCTCACTTTCTATTAACTGCACGGCTCTGGTCCTTCAGTCTAATGCATGCTATAATTGTTTGTTAAGTCTTAGCATCTCCATATCACATGGGAGCACAAATTTGTTACACAAATATggagtaataataattaaataattaataattatgttataatTAATGGTAATTGTTGGACGGTGGATTAAATCCACATGTTTTGTTGGCTCAAATTACATTCAACAAAGGCATGCATGGAAGTCTAAAGTAGCCTACAACATTGGTTGAAATATGCATTCACCACATGGTAATTGTACAAAGGAGACCATGCAAAGTCTAGTGTTCATACAatcttcaccaaccattttttttccTATAAAAGGAAATGAGATTTGCCTCATTTGATCATTCCATCAcaaaatctcatatcaaaaacacaTACTTGAAAGAGTTCAATAATAACTCTTGTGAGGAGTAGTGTAGAAAATAGAGAGGGTATAGAATTGTTAAataaaattctatacgagtgagttacgagagaagtgttataatctagtgagtggtccaaatactttgttagtatttttggagcctagattagagtgatacattgtaacctcgggtttgccatatttgctagtaaaatccatctctgcttccgcccgtggactaggcctcacgccgaaccacgtaaatacttgtgtctttatttattgcttaattgttctattaatttctcgggtcttgaaagtgcgctaaatcacaacaaactggtatcagagctatagCTGTGATTTAATATACAAGATGACGATAATAAGGTCCGACGTAGAGAAGTTTAATGGCCAGAACGATTTTGGTCTTTGGCGAATGAAGATGCGGGCTCTTTTGAGCCAACAAGGTTATTTGTTAGCTTTGAAAGGGAGAGAATTTCTACCCGAAAAGTTGACAGATGAAGAGAATGATGAACTTCTGGAGAAGGCACATGGCATGATTATTCTGAATCTTGCTGATAGTGTGCTTCGAGAAGTTGCGGCAGAAACCACACCAGCTGGGCTTTGGGATCAGCTTGAATCTCTATATATGACTAAGAGTCTCACGAGCCGGTTGTATATGAAACAACGGTTATATACTCTTCGGATGAAAGAAGGTTCACTTAATGATCTCATCAATGAGTTCAATAAAATAATTTTGGACTTGAGTAATATTGATGTGAAAATTGACGATGAAGATCAATCATTAATTTTCTTATGTTCCTTGCCAAAATCATACGAGCATTTGGTTACAACTCTACTATATAGTAAAGATACTATTTCCATGGAGGATGTCAAATCTACCTTGAACTCTGTTGAGTTGAGGAAGAAATCCTCGGCGGATTATGTGGAAGAAAGTGCAAATGGTTTGGTGGTGAGAGGAAGAAGTAATGATAGAGCATCAAGTAGTAACAACAAAGGTCGTTCTAGATCGAAACCAAGATCTAGAAAGATCAAGTGTTACAATTGTCACAAGGAAGGTCACATGCGTAGAGACTGTCCAGACTTAAAAGGAAAAAGAGAGACTTGGAATGCAGCGGGAGCCGATAAAATTGCCGCGGTTGCAGAAAATGATTCTGATGGTGCAAATGTTCTTAGTGTTACCGATGGCCGCTCAAGTAATGAGTGAATTCTTGACTCGGGTTGTTCTTATCATATGTGTCCTATTAGGGACTGGTTTACTACCTATCAACAAATAGATGGTGGTAAAGTCCTTATGGGAAATGATGTAGCTTGTAAGGTTGTTGGCATAGGAACGATCCAAATCAAGATGTATGATGGCACGGTGAGGACGTTGACAGATGTCAGGCATGTTCCAGAATTGAAGAAGAATCTTATTTCCTTAGGTACGCTGGACTCCATCGGTTGCGAGTATCGAGCTCGAGGTGGAGTATTGAAAGTTTCAAGAGGTGCACTTGTCGTGATGAAAGGTGAAAGGTTTAATGGCCTTTACCTGTTAAAGGGTAGTACTGTTACTGGTGCGGCTGGAGTTTCTTCATCAGCTAAAGATGTAGATACCACCAAGTTATGGCACATGCGCCTTGGGCACATGAGTGAGAGAGGAATGATGGAGCTTAGTAAACGAGGTTTGTTGTGCGGGCAGAATATCGGAAGATTGGAATTCTGCGAACACTGTGTATTCGGAAAACAAAGTCGAATAAAGTTTGGCACAGCCGTTCATAGGACGAAAGGTACTTTGGATTATATCCATTCAGACCTTTGGGGTCCATCTCCGGTTCCTTCAAAAGGTGGTGCTAGATAcatgttaacctttattgatgactattcaagaagagtgtgggtttatatccttaaaggtaaggatgaagtctttgtcaatttcaagcaatggaagatgatgatagagAAGCA includes these proteins:
- the LOC139853541 gene encoding vacuolar iron transporter homolog 1-like; its protein translation is MAANQNDISVPIPEYQSDPTQCESSEEDFDYSQRGQWLRAALLGANDGLVSVASLMMGVGAVKRDAKTMVLSGFAGLVAGACSMAIGEFVSVYSQLDVELAQMKRENITVENHEEKEKLQLPNPMQAAVASALAFTVGAIVPLFAACFIGDHNVRLGVVVAAVSLALVIFGWVGAILGGTPIMKSCFRVVFGGLIAMAITFGLTKLIGSSGF